A stretch of Mycobacterium sp. ITM-2016-00316 DNA encodes these proteins:
- a CDS encoding neutral zinc metallopeptidase, protein MHRRAGRLARWLSVALITALALTGCGTTMLDGRAVSMLYDPSRAGGLPASDGPSGPRPDAPAPTRTAENSDGGPVDQLALRAIDDLEQFWSENWNGALTGTYSPVAGLVSYDAADPDTPQVCGNDLYGLSNAFYCFDADVMAWDRGEFIPGAAQYFGEMGVVGVMAHEYGHAVQAKAHLVEKSTPVLVKEQQADCFAGVYLHWVAAGKSPRFALSTGDGLNHVLAGAIYIRDPLMTQEEAILTGDAHGSALDRISAFQIGFSGNADQCAAIDMEEIIERQGDLPKFLSYDSYGDPSAGNSVIDADLLNSLMNTLADVYSPDNPPALNMEMASCPDAESISPAAYCPATNTINVNLPALQELGTPKSEEQGVLLQGDNTALSIITSRYALAVQQERGIPLESPVTALRTACLTGVAQGRMAEPGSPLTLSAGDTDEAISGLLTNGLAASDVNGVTATAGFTRILAYRAGLSGDPEQCYERFSA, encoded by the coding sequence ATGCACCGACGGGCCGGACGCCTCGCTCGATGGCTCAGCGTTGCGCTCATCACGGCGCTGGCACTCACCGGATGCGGCACCACCATGCTCGACGGCCGCGCGGTGTCGATGCTCTACGACCCGTCCCGCGCCGGCGGGTTGCCCGCCAGTGACGGCCCCAGCGGGCCTCGCCCCGACGCGCCCGCTCCGACCCGCACCGCGGAGAACAGCGATGGCGGCCCGGTCGATCAGCTGGCCCTACGGGCCATCGACGATCTGGAGCAGTTCTGGTCGGAGAACTGGAACGGGGCACTGACCGGGACATACAGTCCGGTCGCCGGGCTGGTGTCCTATGACGCCGCCGACCCGGACACCCCGCAGGTCTGCGGCAACGACCTTTACGGTCTGTCCAACGCGTTCTACTGCTTTGACGCCGACGTGATGGCCTGGGATCGCGGCGAGTTCATCCCCGGGGCGGCGCAGTACTTCGGTGAGATGGGTGTCGTCGGCGTGATGGCCCACGAATACGGTCACGCCGTGCAGGCCAAGGCACATCTGGTGGAGAAGTCCACCCCGGTGTTGGTCAAGGAACAGCAGGCCGACTGCTTCGCGGGGGTCTATCTGCACTGGGTCGCCGCCGGGAAATCGCCGCGTTTCGCGCTGAGCACCGGCGACGGTCTCAATCACGTTCTGGCCGGGGCGATCTACATCCGCGACCCGTTGATGACGCAGGAAGAGGCGATCCTCACCGGTGATGCACACGGATCGGCGCTGGATCGGATCAGCGCCTTCCAGATCGGGTTCAGCGGGAACGCCGATCAGTGCGCGGCCATCGACATGGAGGAGATCATCGAACGCCAGGGCGACCTGCCGAAGTTCCTGTCCTACGACTCCTATGGCGATCCGAGCGCCGGCAACAGCGTCATCGACGCCGATCTGCTGAACAGTCTGATGAACACGCTCGCGGACGTCTACTCGCCCGACAACCCGCCCGCCCTGAACATGGAGATGGCCAGTTGTCCGGACGCGGAGTCCATTTCGCCCGCGGCGTACTGCCCGGCGACCAACACGATCAACGTCAACCTGCCAGCCCTGCAGGAGCTGGGCACCCCGAAGTCCGAGGAGCAGGGCGTGCTGCTGCAGGGCGACAACACCGCGTTGTCCATCATCACTTCTCGCTATGCGCTTGCCGTGCAACAGGAACGCGGCATCCCGCTGGAGTCGCCGGTGACGGCGCTGCGCACGGCCTGCCTCACCGGGGTGGCGCAGGGCCGGATGGCCGAGCCGGGAAGTCCGTTGACGCTGTCGGCCGGGGATACCGACGAAGCGATCTCGGGACTGCTCACCAATGGTCTGGCGGCCAGCGACGTCAACGGCGTGACGGCCACGGCCGGCTTCACCAGGATCCTGGCCTACCGGGCCGGGCTGTCCGGTGATCCCGAGCAGTGCTACGAACGGTTCTCGGCATGA
- a CDS encoding DUF4333 domain-containing protein translates to MTRPPDPSQQPWWARPGGAPAPHGQPRHGAPGHGAPPPSGPPPRQPYPPAPQQYPPHRQSPPPGYPPPPQRVPPPPQYPPQQQQRPAPVIDPNRYTLPPGPPSSHRAPSKRSGPDRRTVLIGAGVAVALVVAGVGLWQFLFRDATVINVEQAEAGVREILSDPINGYGANSISALRCNDGRDPSAAKGDSFTCAVEIDGTVRHVYVEFQDDNGTFAVDGPR, encoded by the coding sequence ATGACCCGGCCACCGGATCCTTCCCAGCAACCGTGGTGGGCGCGCCCGGGTGGCGCGCCCGCACCGCACGGGCAGCCGCGACACGGCGCGCCTGGGCACGGCGCACCGCCGCCGTCGGGCCCGCCGCCCCGCCAGCCCTATCCGCCTGCCCCCCAGCAGTATCCGCCGCACCGGCAATCGCCACCGCCGGGGTACCCTCCGCCCCCGCAGCGGGTCCCCCCGCCGCCGCAATACCCGCCGCAACAGCAGCAGCGCCCGGCGCCCGTCATCGACCCGAACCGCTACACCCTGCCGCCGGGTCCGCCGTCATCGCACCGCGCACCCTCGAAGAGGTCAGGGCCCGACAGACGCACCGTGCTCATCGGCGCCGGGGTGGCCGTCGCACTGGTGGTCGCCGGCGTGGGCCTGTGGCAGTTCCTCTTCCGCGACGCCACCGTCATCAACGTCGAGCAGGCCGAGGCGGGCGTCCGCGAGATCCTGTCGGACCCGATCAACGGGTACGGCGCCAACAGCATCAGCGCGCTGCGGTGCAATGACGGCAGGGACCCGTCGGCGGCCAAGGGCGACAGCTTCACCTGCGCCGTCGAGATCGACGGGACCGTCCGCCACGTGTATGTCGAATTCCAGGACGACAACGGCACGTTCGCAGTCGACGGTCCCCGGTAG